One Penaeus monodon isolate SGIC_2016 chromosome 34, NSTDA_Pmon_1, whole genome shotgun sequence DNA segment encodes these proteins:
- the LOC119594512 gene encoding cell wall protein DAN4-like: MPRSAFLIAGSASTASEVSSAGTTTEKTTSEATKGLTPDIISTYATPKNTHPGSASVPSTTGLTSTAVTGSPTPIPPSSLSFMSTATTSEFTSPDTTPEIISTDTALQTTATYTFTTTTTTFTRQVHTTAGTTSETSTLKTTTPESTRGTSTTSTSPETSTESTPGANTTSPETFTELTPETSTESTPGANTTSTSPDTSTGLISGTSTISTSPEANTQSTPGANPKSTSPETSTESTPGTSTTSTSSETIIESTPGTSTTSTSPVISTASTPGTSTTSTSSETIIESTPGTSTTSTSPVISTASTPATSTTSTSPEISTPESTPTATETSTSTSATVSPTITSFPTTCSLDPDNTTIEAKITLPRTLVVAWGNSTPPIVTVCLQQDCRTTSDSSVQFDGVPVGLSLLLTVTGTDFYDCVELFVPWQFRIGFAAHNLTLDWINYSPRLLNVCVATDIGYFPSHSSWIYCTETWSSRVWISNLEPDTPFWVRVGEATVFHVTTPPIAKYRSLAFRCHETGVCASGECRPVSDGLLLALDFASQVPASYPYTCVDKG, translated from the exons ATGCCACGGTCAGCATTTTTGATAGCAGGATCCGCTTCCACAGCCTCAGAAGTTAGTAGTGCAGGAACGACTACGGAAAAGACGACTTCAGAAGCAACCAAAGGACTAACTCCTGATATTATAAGTACTTATGCAACCCCCAAAAATACCCATCCTGGCTCAGCCTCGGTACCTTCTACCACAGGATTAACATCAACCGCAGTTACAGGCTCACCCACACCTATTCCTCCATCCAGCTTGAGCTTCATGTCAACTGCCACGACTTCAGAATTTACCTCTCCAGACACAACTCCGGAAATTATCAGTACAGATACAGCTCTACAAACTACCGCTACGTATACATTTACAACAACTACCACTACATTCACAAGACAAGTACATACTACTGCAGGCACAACTTCAGAAACTAGCacactaaaaacaactacacCAGAATCAACCAGAGGAACTAGCACTACAAGCACAAGCCCAGAAACTAGCACAGAATCAACCCCAGGAGCTAACACTACAAGCCCAGAAACTTTCACAGAGTTAACTCCAGAAACTAGCACTGAATCAACCCCAGGAGCTAATACTACAAGCACAAGCCCAGATACTAGCACAGGATTAATTTCAGGAACTAGCACTATAAGCACAAGCCCAGAAGCTAACACACAATCAACCCCAGGAGCTAACCCTAAAAGCACAAGCCCAGAAACTAGCACTGAATCAACCCCAGGAACTAGCACTACAAGCACAAGCTCAGAAACTATCATTGAATCAACCCCAGGAACTAGCACTACAAGCACAAGCCCAGTAATTAGCACAGCGTCAACCCCAGGAACTAGCACTACAAGCACAAGCTCAGAAACTATCATTGAATCAACCCCAGGAACTAGCACTACAAGCACAAGCCCAGTAATTAGCACAGCGTCAACCCCAGCCACTAGCACTACAAGCACAAGCCCAGAAATTAGTACACCAGAATCAACTCCAACTGCCACAGAAACTAGCACAAGCACGTCAGCCACGGTATCACCAACGATTACTAGCTTTCCAACCACGTGTTCTCTTGACCCAGACAACACCACGATTGAAGCTAAAATAACATTACCGCGCACCTTGGTCGTCGCCTGGGGTAATTCAA CACCGCCGATCGTCACAGTCTGCCTGCAGCAAGACTGCAGAACCACTTCTGATTCATCAGTGCAGTTCGACGGGGTCCCAGTAGGCTTGTCGCTCCTTCTCACAGTCACTGGGACCGATTTCTACGACTGCGTGGAGCTCTTTGTCCCGT GGCAATTCAGAATCGGCTTCGCAGCGCACAATCTCACCCTGGATTGGATTAACTACAGCCCTCGTCTACTGAATGTGTGCGTGGCCACAGACATAGGATATTTCCCCTCGC ATTCGTCCTGGATCTACTGCACAGAAACCTGGAGTTCCAGAGTCTGGATTTCTAACCTCGAACCAGACACTCCCTTCTGGGTCAGAGTGGGCGAGGCAACCGTGTTTCATGTAACGACACCTCCTATTG CTAAGTACAGAAGCCTTGCATTCCGCTGCCACGAAACCGGCGTGTGTGCGAGCGGCGAATGTCGCCCCGTCTCCGACGGCCTCCTGCTGGCGCTGGACTTCGCCTCCCAGGTGCCCGCATCATACCCTTACACCTGCGTCGATAAAGGTTAG